The proteins below are encoded in one region of Gemmatimonas sp.:
- a CDS encoding glycerophosphodiester phosphodiesterase: MPTDRPIIVAHRGASGHRPEHTVAAYTLAVEMGADFIEPDLVSTKDGVLVARHENEIGGTTDVASKFPERRTRKVVDGDSVTGWFTEDFTLAELRTLRARERLSFRSHAYDGQFPIPTFDEVLALADSLGRAHGRVVGVYPETKHPSYHRAIGLPLEPALLASLRARGLDRRDAPVYIQSFEDGNLRALRGQTRVRLVYLVSERALTPARLRDIATFADAVGVNQRLVVAPDSAAVPSRVIRDAHDAGLKVHVWTLRSEPVFLAARYGGDPVAEVREMVRLGVDGIFGDFPDVVARGLDVAPPRR, from the coding sequence GTGCCGACGGATCGCCCCATCATCGTCGCGCACCGGGGCGCCAGCGGGCACCGTCCCGAACACACGGTGGCCGCGTACACGCTGGCCGTGGAGATGGGCGCAGATTTCATCGAACCCGATCTCGTCAGCACCAAGGACGGGGTGCTGGTGGCGCGTCATGAGAACGAAATCGGTGGCACCACCGATGTCGCCTCGAAGTTTCCCGAGCGGCGCACCCGCAAGGTGGTGGACGGCGACAGCGTGACCGGGTGGTTCACCGAAGACTTCACGCTCGCCGAACTGCGTACGCTGCGGGCCAGAGAACGGCTGTCCTTCCGGTCGCACGCCTACGATGGGCAGTTCCCCATTCCCACCTTCGACGAGGTACTGGCGCTGGCCGATTCGCTGGGGCGCGCTCACGGGCGGGTTGTGGGGGTCTACCCCGAGACCAAGCACCCCAGCTACCATCGCGCCATCGGGCTGCCGCTCGAGCCGGCGCTGCTGGCCTCGTTGCGGGCGCGCGGGCTCGACCGGCGCGATGCCCCGGTGTACATCCAGAGCTTCGAGGACGGCAACCTGCGGGCGCTGCGCGGCCAGACGCGTGTGCGGCTGGTATATCTCGTGAGTGAGCGGGCGCTCACGCCGGCCCGCCTGCGGGACATTGCCACGTTCGCCGACGCGGTGGGCGTGAACCAGCGACTGGTGGTGGCACCGGACTCGGCGGCGGTCCCCTCCCGTGTGATTCGCGACGCACACGATGCCGGCCTTAAGGTGCACGTGTGGACGCTGCGGTCGGAGCCGGTCTTCCTGGCCGCCCGGTACGGTGGTGACCCGGTCGCGGAGGTGCGCGAAATGGTGCGGCTCGGGGTGGACGGCATCTTCGGCGACTTCCCCGACGTAGTGGCGCGCGGGCTCGACGTGGCGCCCCCGCGGCGTTGA
- a CDS encoding ankyrin repeat domain-containing protein, whose protein sequence is MVSIAPESLLAAIRTKDQLAVVRLLDEDASRAGMRASGGESLVLHAAYVGAFDLVPLLLRGRALDACEAAAIGDVEALRAAIENDDDARVRRSSDGWTPLHLAAFFGRDDAVALLIDHGAPLDAHATNATRNTPLHAALAGATRPGIVRRLILAGADVEARGAGNSTPLHLAASRGDEALCDLLLARGADPLAIMEDGTTPGALATARGFGALGDRLAMIAE, encoded by the coding sequence ATGGTCTCCATCGCCCCCGAGTCGTTGCTTGCCGCCATCCGCACCAAGGACCAGCTGGCCGTCGTGCGCCTGCTGGACGAGGACGCCAGCCGGGCCGGCATGCGGGCCAGCGGCGGCGAGTCGCTGGTGCTGCATGCGGCGTATGTGGGTGCGTTCGACCTCGTGCCGCTGCTGCTGCGCGGGCGTGCGCTCGACGCGTGCGAGGCGGCGGCCATTGGGGATGTGGAGGCGCTACGGGCCGCCATCGAGAACGACGATGATGCCCGGGTGCGCCGCAGCAGCGACGGGTGGACGCCGCTGCACCTCGCGGCATTCTTCGGTCGCGACGACGCCGTGGCGCTGCTCATCGACCACGGCGCGCCGCTCGACGCGCACGCCACGAACGCGACGCGCAATACGCCGCTCCATGCGGCGCTGGCCGGCGCCACGAGGCCCGGCATCGTGCGCCGGCTCATCCTGGCCGGCGCCGATGTCGAGGCGCGTGGCGCCGGCAACAGCACCCCGCTCCACCTGGCGGCGTCGCGGGGCGATGAGGCCCTCTGCGATCTCCTGCTGGCCCGTGGCGCCGACCCACTGGCCATCATGGAAGACGGTACGACCCCCGGTGCTCTGGCCACGGCGCGTGGCTTCGGCGCCCTGGGCGACCGCCTCGCCATGATCGCCGAGTGA
- a CDS encoding efflux RND transporter permease subunit, whose translation MNLLSALTEFSVRRWQFTVLIFLMFAALGAVSWMNIARAEDPDFPIPIFTAVAVYPGASPEDMEQLVTEPLERQLRTLEDLKNLQSTSSDGLTVIRVEFESEVDADRKYDQVIREVNALRPALPAALQRLEVQRNENSDLAVLQLALVAPSVPYARMDDVAKRLEDALERVPGVKQAARWAAPPREMQVTLDLGRLAQLRLTPAQVLQALGSDNTQIPGGSVDVGTRRYNVSTLGRYRTTDEVGRTVVGGSDGAVVRVQDVATVQWNDGDAVHMGRYNGQRALFVTAAVQKGRNIAEVRDRAWEVLDAFEPTLPPGMSLARGFDQSENVNARLSRLGWDFALAIGLVLLTLLPLGTRASLIVMISIPTSLAIGVMLLYATGYSINQLSIVGFVIALGLLVDDSIVVVENIARFLREGYSRTQAAIEATKQIGVAVLGATGTLIFAFVPLLFLPGLSGRYIRSLPLAVVYAVLASLVVSLTIIPWLASRLMPRHEHADGNAVLQWLDGGIKRSYAPLLRRAMAWPRATLVASFALVVAAMGLVPLVGFSLFPKAGTPQYHVDVTMPEGTSLTETDAAVRYAEQVVMQDANTRGVFANVGKDNPEVYYNVFQRAEAPNRGQLLVLLKAYHEERTPRTLDSLRTLLALYPGARIELKEFVNGPPIDAPIAMRVEGTDLDTLARIAAQYETVFKETAGTQYVNNPVRLRRSDLRLVVDKQKAGLLGVPSAEVERTLRLGIAGLEAGKMRADNGDEYPIVVRMAHEGRPAPEALERISVSSVTGAMVPLAQIAQVRFASSPTSIDRRDRQRAVTVTSYVQSGYNTDAVTREIIERLQAIPLPTGYTLVPAGEIESREESFGGIGGAVVVAVFAILAILVLEFRDFRTTLVVASVIPLGVVGGIVALLFSGYTLSFTAMIGFVALVGIEIKTSILLVDFTDQLRREGVALDEAIQRAGEVRFLPIVLTTFTAIGGLLPLAFQGSGLYSPLAWVIIGGLVSSTLIARLVTPVMYKLLAPALDDAEASASASIPRFATTDPHAA comes from the coding sequence GTGAACCTGCTCAGCGCCCTCACCGAGTTCTCCGTTCGGCGGTGGCAGTTCACGGTGCTCATCTTCCTCATGTTCGCCGCCCTGGGCGCCGTGAGCTGGATGAACATTGCCCGCGCCGAGGATCCCGATTTCCCCATTCCCATCTTCACGGCGGTGGCCGTCTATCCTGGCGCAAGCCCGGAAGACATGGAGCAGCTGGTTACCGAGCCACTCGAACGGCAGCTCCGCACGCTGGAGGATCTCAAGAACCTCCAGAGTACCAGCTCTGATGGCCTGACGGTGATTCGCGTGGAGTTCGAATCCGAAGTCGATGCGGACCGCAAGTACGATCAGGTCATCCGCGAGGTCAATGCGCTGCGCCCCGCGCTGCCGGCGGCGTTGCAGCGACTCGAGGTGCAGCGCAACGAAAACAGCGATCTTGCCGTGCTGCAGCTCGCGCTCGTGGCCCCGTCGGTGCCGTATGCGCGCATGGACGACGTGGCCAAGCGTCTCGAGGATGCGCTCGAGCGCGTACCGGGGGTCAAGCAGGCGGCGCGCTGGGCGGCACCCCCACGCGAGATGCAGGTGACCCTCGACCTCGGCCGGCTGGCGCAGCTGCGACTCACGCCCGCGCAGGTGCTGCAGGCGCTGGGGAGCGACAATACACAGATCCCCGGTGGCTCGGTGGATGTGGGAACCCGGCGCTACAACGTGTCCACGCTCGGCCGTTATCGCACCACCGATGAGGTCGGGCGCACCGTTGTGGGCGGCAGTGATGGTGCCGTGGTGCGGGTGCAGGATGTAGCCACCGTGCAGTGGAACGACGGGGACGCCGTGCACATGGGCCGCTACAATGGCCAACGGGCGCTGTTCGTGACGGCCGCGGTACAGAAAGGGCGCAACATCGCCGAGGTGCGCGACCGCGCGTGGGAGGTACTCGACGCCTTCGAACCCACGCTCCCGCCCGGCATGTCGCTCGCCCGCGGCTTCGATCAATCCGAGAACGTCAATGCCCGCCTGTCGCGGCTCGGCTGGGACTTCGCCCTCGCGATCGGCCTGGTGCTGCTCACGCTCCTGCCGCTGGGGACTCGCGCCAGCCTCATCGTGATGATCTCCATTCCCACGTCACTCGCCATCGGGGTGATGCTGCTCTACGCGACTGGCTATTCCATCAACCAGCTGTCGATCGTAGGCTTCGTGATCGCCCTCGGTCTGCTTGTGGACGATTCCATCGTGGTCGTCGAGAACATCGCGCGGTTCCTGCGCGAGGGGTATTCGCGCACGCAGGCGGCGATCGAGGCAACGAAGCAGATCGGCGTCGCGGTCCTCGGGGCCACCGGCACCCTCATCTTCGCCTTCGTGCCGCTCCTGTTCCTCCCCGGGCTGTCGGGGCGCTACATCCGGTCGCTGCCACTGGCGGTGGTCTATGCCGTGCTTGCGTCGCTCGTGGTGTCGCTCACCATCATTCCGTGGCTCGCCAGCCGCCTCATGCCGCGGCACGAGCACGCCGATGGCAACGCGGTCCTGCAGTGGCTCGACGGTGGGATCAAGCGGAGCTACGCCCCGCTGCTGCGCCGCGCGATGGCGTGGCCGCGGGCCACGCTGGTGGCGTCGTTCGCGCTGGTGGTCGCGGCCATGGGGCTCGTGCCGCTGGTGGGCTTCTCGCTCTTCCCCAAGGCGGGTACGCCGCAGTACCACGTGGACGTCACCATGCCGGAAGGCACGTCGCTCACGGAGACCGATGCCGCGGTGCGGTACGCCGAACAGGTGGTGATGCAGGACGCCAATACGCGCGGTGTCTTCGCCAACGTGGGCAAGGACAATCCGGAGGTGTACTACAACGTCTTTCAGCGCGCCGAGGCGCCCAACCGCGGCCAGCTGCTGGTGCTGCTCAAGGCCTATCACGAGGAGCGGACGCCACGCACGCTCGACTCGCTGCGCACCCTGCTGGCGCTGTATCCCGGCGCGCGCATCGAACTCAAGGAATTCGTGAATGGTCCGCCCATCGATGCGCCCATCGCGATGCGGGTGGAAGGCACGGACCTCGACACGCTGGCGCGCATCGCCGCACAGTACGAGACGGTGTTCAAGGAGACGGCCGGTACCCAGTACGTGAACAACCCCGTGCGCCTGCGCCGGTCGGATCTGCGCCTCGTCGTGGACAAGCAGAAGGCGGGGTTGCTGGGGGTCCCGAGTGCCGAAGTGGAGCGCACACTGCGCCTCGGCATCGCCGGTCTCGAGGCGGGGAAGATGCGCGCCGACAATGGCGACGAGTATCCGATCGTGGTGCGCATGGCGCATGAGGGGCGTCCAGCGCCCGAGGCGCTCGAGCGCATTTCCGTGAGCAGTGTGACCGGGGCCATGGTGCCGCTCGCGCAGATCGCGCAGGTGCGCTTCGCCTCCTCACCCACGTCCATCGACCGGCGTGACCGGCAGCGCGCGGTCACCGTGACGAGCTACGTCCAGTCGGGCTACAACACCGATGCGGTGACCCGCGAGATCATCGAGCGGCTCCAGGCGATTCCGCTGCCCACCGGCTACACGCTCGTACCGGCCGGCGAGATCGAAAGCCGGGAGGAGAGCTTTGGCGGGATCGGCGGGGCGGTCGTGGTGGCGGTGTTCGCCATCCTCGCCATCCTCGTGTTGGAGTTCCGCGACTTCCGTACGACGCTGGTGGTGGCGAGCGTGATTCCACTCGGCGTCGTCGGTGGCATCGTGGCCCTGCTGTTCAGCGGGTACACCCTGAGCTTCACGGCCATGATCGGCTTCGTGGCGCTGGTGGGCATCGAGATCAAGACAAGTATCCTGCTCGTGGACTTCACCGACCAGCTGCGGCGCGAAGGCGTGGCGCTGGACGAGGCGATCCAGCGCGCCGGTGAAGTGCGCTTCCTGCCCATCGTACTGACCACCTTCACGGCCATCGGTGGGCTGCTCCCGTTGGCGTTTCAGGGCAGTGGCCTGTACTCGCCGCTGGCCTGGGTCATCATTGGCGGGCTGGTGAGCAGCACGCTCATCGCCCGACTGGTGACGCCCGTCATGTACAAGCTGCTCGCGCCGGCGCTCGACGATGCGGAGGCGTCAGCCTCGGCGTCGATCCCGCGGTTTGCCACGACCGATCCGCACGCGGCCTAG
- a CDS encoding efflux RND transporter periplasmic adaptor subunit gives MASPARFPRTPLLLVAPLLAACGTSTDTAAADAPTLRAAPVPVTVATLDPGDSMAVVTATGTFESRDEIPLAFKIGGVITRVLVDEGATVQRGQILAALDLREIDAAVAKAEVATDKAQRDQARVQRLAADSVATLAQLQDATSALDAARADLAAARVNRDYAVITAPEAGIVLRRQVAPGSTVGPGTTVLTMGGTRRGRVLRAGVPDRDALRIRVGDAATVHFDAMPKARFEGKVILVGRSADPRTGTYAVEVSLTGTDALPSGLVGQLRIAVKGKPVAMRIPVDALLEADRDSATVYTIRVDSAGAPVAAPQRVAVGALSGDQVHINGLAPEARVITRGATYVTAGAPVRIITTPFLDSVTASTTARAALLAAATGRRTP, from the coding sequence ATGGCGTCGCCCGCCCGCTTCCCCCGGACCCCGCTCCTGCTCGTCGCCCCCCTGCTCGCCGCTTGTGGCACCAGCACCGACACGGCGGCCGCTGACGCCCCGACGCTGCGCGCCGCCCCCGTGCCGGTGACCGTTGCCACGCTCGACCCGGGAGACTCCATGGCGGTCGTGACCGCCACCGGCACCTTCGAATCGCGCGACGAGATTCCGCTGGCCTTCAAGATCGGTGGGGTCATTACCCGCGTGCTCGTGGACGAAGGCGCCACTGTGCAGCGTGGCCAGATCCTCGCCGCCCTCGACTTGCGTGAGATCGACGCCGCCGTGGCCAAGGCGGAGGTGGCCACCGACAAGGCCCAGCGCGATCAGGCACGGGTGCAGCGTCTGGCGGCCGACAGCGTCGCCACGCTGGCCCAGCTGCAGGATGCCACCTCGGCACTCGACGCCGCGCGCGCCGATCTGGCGGCGGCCCGCGTGAACCGGGATTACGCCGTCATCACCGCACCCGAGGCCGGTATCGTGTTGCGACGTCAGGTCGCTCCCGGCAGCACCGTCGGCCCCGGAACCACGGTGCTGACCATGGGCGGCACGCGCCGCGGTCGCGTGCTCCGGGCCGGTGTGCCCGACCGCGATGCGCTGCGCATCCGCGTCGGCGACGCCGCCACCGTGCACTTCGATGCCATGCCGAAGGCCCGCTTCGAGGGCAAGGTGATCTTGGTGGGACGCTCCGCCGACCCCCGCACCGGCACCTACGCGGTGGAGGTGTCACTCACCGGCACCGATGCCCTGCCGAGCGGCCTCGTGGGCCAGCTCCGCATTGCCGTGAAGGGGAAGCCGGTGGCCATGCGCATCCCCGTGGATGCCTTGCTTGAGGCCGATCGCGACTCCGCCACCGTGTACACCATTCGCGTCGACAGTGCCGGTGCGCCCGTTGCCGCGCCGCAGCGAGTCGCGGTGGGTGCGCTCTCCGGTGATCAGGTCCACATCAACGGTCTCGCCCCCGAAGCACGCGTCATCACCCGCGGCGCCACGTATGTCACCGCCGGGGCACCGGTGCGCATCATCACCACGCCGTTCCTCGACAGCGTGACGGCCTCGACGACGGCCCGCGCCGCCTTGCTTGCCGCAGCCACCGGGAGGCGCACTCCGTGA
- a CDS encoding TolC family protein yields the protein MALLAAALLAALAATPVAAQQPGTARELLDGYVNEALRENLSLAQQREALRRADAGMREANGRLLPSLGVNARYSEFSGVVNIGDFINPAYGALNQLLGQQRFPTDVAATLPFRQETRLELQLPVFNDALFAARAAARAQRDLVGSARRAAMRQLAADVQQAWLGYATAVRAVETLEATVPVLDENLRVSERLIANGQATPDVLLRARAERSELQQQLEDTRRQRDAARRGFNLLRNAPDEAPIALVDDSTMLAARLTDGDVLVAAALQRREELAQSASGITIARAQERAAAAAFLPNVGLAASYGVQGNRYRFDRDNDVGIASLVLSWNLFNGTQDAARREQAQATRVEAQYRQREAVRAVSVQVRNAVDAVHAARAMLASADDRAASAERAFALVQRRFAEGLATQVEFFGARSSATAAALNRVISRFAYASRVVELERAAALRALPN from the coding sequence GTGGCGCTGCTCGCCGCCGCCCTGTTGGCCGCGCTCGCCGCCACGCCGGTGGCCGCCCAGCAGCCGGGCACCGCGCGTGAACTGCTCGACGGCTACGTCAATGAGGCGCTCCGCGAGAACCTTTCGCTGGCGCAGCAGCGGGAAGCGCTCCGCCGCGCCGACGCCGGGATGCGCGAAGCCAACGGCCGCCTGCTGCCGTCGCTGGGGGTGAACGCCCGCTACTCGGAGTTCAGCGGCGTCGTGAACATCGGCGACTTCATCAATCCGGCCTACGGCGCCCTCAATCAGCTGCTGGGTCAGCAGCGTTTCCCCACCGATGTCGCCGCGACGTTGCCGTTTCGGCAGGAGACCAGGCTCGAGCTGCAATTGCCGGTCTTCAACGACGCGCTCTTCGCCGCCCGCGCCGCGGCGCGGGCCCAGCGGGATCTGGTGGGGAGTGCGCGGCGCGCCGCCATGCGGCAACTCGCCGCCGATGTGCAGCAGGCGTGGCTGGGGTACGCGACCGCCGTCCGCGCCGTCGAAACGCTCGAGGCCACCGTGCCGGTGCTCGACGAGAACCTGCGGGTGAGCGAGCGCCTGATCGCCAACGGACAGGCCACGCCCGACGTGCTCCTGCGCGCCCGCGCCGAGCGCAGCGAACTGCAGCAGCAGCTGGAAGACACCCGGCGGCAGCGTGACGCCGCCCGACGTGGTTTCAACCTGCTGCGCAATGCGCCCGACGAGGCGCCCATCGCCCTCGTTGACGACAGCACCATGCTCGCCGCCCGCCTCACCGATGGGGACGTGCTCGTGGCGGCGGCGCTCCAACGCCGCGAGGAACTTGCGCAAAGTGCGAGTGGCATCACCATCGCCCGTGCGCAGGAACGCGCCGCGGCGGCGGCGTTTCTGCCGAATGTCGGCCTCGCCGCCAGTTATGGCGTGCAGGGCAACCGCTACCGGTTCGACCGCGATAACGACGTGGGCATCGCCTCGCTCGTGCTCTCGTGGAACCTCTTCAACGGCACCCAGGACGCGGCACGGCGGGAGCAGGCCCAGGCCACGCGCGTGGAGGCGCAATACCGGCAGCGCGAAGCGGTCCGCGCGGTGAGCGTGCAAGTGCGCAATGCCGTGGACGCGGTACACGCCGCCCGCGCCATGCTGGCTTCGGCCGATGACCGTGCCGCCTCGGCGGAACGCGCCTTCGCCCTTGTGCAGCGTCGCTTCGCGGAAGGGCTGGCCACGCAGGTGGAGTTCTTCGGCGCGCGCTCCAGTGCCACCGCCGCCGCGCTCAATCGCGTCATCAGCCGCTTCGCCTACGCCTCCCGGGTGGTGGAACTCGAACGCGCCGCCGCCCTGCGTGCGCTTCCCAACTGA
- a CDS encoding TetR/AcrR family transcriptional regulator, giving the protein MTTSVIRTASLARRERQKAETRQAILDAARELFVTEGVEATTMRAIAAKIGYTPTAIYHHFRDKDALIVELCMADFSALGQAMFSIGRIENPVDRLRAMGLAYTDFAMANPSQYRFMFMTPLDHERIDAHGNGFKTPDEDAYQFLYATVQEGIAKGLYRPELTDPVELAQMFWGGIHGVIALWYTHCQVPHIVLNDPRLTVRTMCDTLIRGAIRHPR; this is encoded by the coding sequence GTGACCACCTCCGTCATCCGCACCGCATCGCTGGCCCGCCGGGAACGGCAGAAGGCCGAAACGCGCCAGGCCATCCTGGACGCGGCGCGCGAGCTGTTCGTTACTGAGGGGGTCGAAGCCACCACCATGCGGGCCATCGCGGCGAAGATCGGCTACACCCCCACGGCCATCTACCATCATTTCCGCGACAAGGACGCGCTCATCGTCGAGCTGTGCATGGCCGACTTTTCGGCGCTCGGCCAGGCGATGTTCAGCATCGGGCGCATCGAGAATCCGGTAGACCGGCTCCGGGCCATGGGCTTGGCCTATACGGATTTCGCCATGGCAAATCCCAGCCAGTATCGATTCATGTTTATGACACCATTAGATCATGAGCGCATCGATGCCCACGGCAACGGCTTCAAGACGCCCGACGAAGACGCCTACCAGTTCCTGTACGCGACGGTTCAGGAAGGCATCGCCAAAGGCCTGTACCGGCCGGAGCTCACCGACCCCGTCGAGCTCGCCCAGATGTTCTGGGGCGGCATCCACGGTGTGATCGCGCTCTGGTACACGCACTGTCAGGTGCCGCACATCGTGCTCAACGACCCGCGGCTCACCGTGCGCACCATGTGCGATACGCTCATTCGAGGCGCCATTCGCCACCCGCGCTGA
- a CDS encoding MFS transporter: MKRLLSRLGTVEPGEERSTLLAATYFFFALASYFILRAVRDAAGVAAGTDKLPWLFTGTLLTTLAMNPVYSAIVARLPVRRFIPVVYRIFIALLLGFAAIIKYGPPAWEPYLGPAFWILTSIYSLFIPSVFWGFMADSFRPDQGKRLFGFISVGGTLGALAGAFLTSRLAQVVGTPVLMVMSVVLLECAVQAAKRFPPSFRDDTRARDAADKSVGGSSLAGITHVLTSPYLLGICAYMLLFTIGSTVLYFQQAEIVGARYADREARTAFLATIDTVVQSLTILAQLFVTGRVIKWVGVGATLAIMPVLSLVGFTALGTWGTLTVFVLFQVLRRAGEYAFGRPAREVLFTVVPPEDRYKAKNFIDTFVYRGGDQIGAWSYAGLSAAGLAAGTISLMAAPMSFLWLGVAYWLGRRNVRMEKG, from the coding sequence GTGAAGCGCCTTCTCTCTCGGCTCGGCACGGTCGAGCCGGGCGAAGAGCGGTCCACCCTGCTCGCCGCCACGTACTTCTTCTTCGCGCTCGCCAGCTATTTCATTCTGCGGGCAGTGCGCGATGCGGCCGGCGTGGCGGCGGGGACCGACAAGCTGCCGTGGCTGTTCACCGGCACGCTGCTCACCACGCTGGCCATGAATCCCGTGTATTCGGCCATCGTGGCGCGGCTGCCGGTGCGGCGCTTCATCCCCGTCGTCTATCGCATCTTCATTGCGCTGCTGTTGGGGTTCGCGGCCATCATCAAGTACGGCCCGCCGGCGTGGGAGCCCTACCTGGGCCCGGCGTTCTGGATCCTCACCAGCATCTACTCGCTGTTCATCCCCTCGGTGTTCTGGGGGTTCATGGCCGACAGTTTCCGCCCCGATCAGGGGAAGCGGCTGTTCGGCTTCATCAGCGTGGGCGGTACTCTGGGCGCACTCGCCGGTGCGTTTCTCACCTCGCGTCTGGCACAGGTGGTCGGTACGCCGGTGCTCATGGTCATGAGTGTGGTGCTGCTCGAGTGTGCCGTGCAGGCGGCGAAGCGCTTCCCGCCCAGCTTCCGCGACGACACGCGTGCCCGCGATGCGGCCGACAAGTCGGTGGGTGGCTCGTCGTTGGCAGGGATCACGCACGTCCTCACGAGCCCGTATCTGTTGGGCATCTGCGCGTACATGCTGCTGTTCACCATCGGCTCCACGGTGCTGTACTTCCAGCAGGCGGAGATCGTGGGCGCGCGCTACGCCGATCGCGAGGCCCGCACGGCCTTTCTCGCCACCATCGATACGGTGGTGCAGAGCCTCACCATCCTGGCGCAGCTGTTCGTTACGGGGCGCGTGATCAAGTGGGTGGGGGTGGGGGCGACGCTGGCGATCATGCCCGTACTCAGCCTGGTGGGCTTCACCGCCCTGGGGACGTGGGGCACGCTCACGGTGTTCGTGCTCTTCCAGGTGCTGCGGCGGGCCGGGGAGTACGCCTTCGGCCGACCGGCGCGGGAGGTGCTGTTTACCGTGGTGCCGCCGGAAGACCGCTACAAGGCCAAGAACTTCATCGATACGTTCGTGTACCGCGGCGGCGATCAGATCGGGGCGTGGTCGTATGCGGGGCTGTCGGCGGCTGGACTGGCGGCGGGGACGATCTCCCTGATGGCGGCGCCCATGAGTTTCCTCTGGCTGGGCGTGGCGTACTGGCTGGGGCGGCGAAACGTCCGGATGGAAAAGGGCTGA
- a CDS encoding NAD-dependent epimerase/dehydratase family protein, with translation MATHNTPIKPLRILILGGTGFIGPHQVEYALARGHTVTLFNRGRTNPGLFPTVEKLIGDRNAPGGYKALEGRTWDVVIDNPVQVPRWVREAGAVLAPNVGKYVFVSTLSTYKNRAKIGISEADVDQLNPPAAPDATEKDASYGERKVRGEMDAKATFGERKALIVRPGLIVGPGDLTDRFSYWPIRVEQGGEMLAPGTPDDPVAFIDQRDLTEFIIRLCEADATGTYNVVGPQYGLTMSEMLYGCKAVTTSDTRFTWVDADFLLERKLRPYADLPVWMPPRGNSAGWARMDISKAVKAGLTFRPLAVTARDTLTYFHQQSPERQAQLKAGLAPEKEQQVLAEWRARAGR, from the coding sequence ATGGCTACCCACAACACGCCAATCAAGCCGCTGCGCATTCTCATTCTCGGCGGCACCGGATTCATCGGGCCGCATCAGGTGGAGTACGCGCTCGCGCGCGGCCACACGGTCACCCTGTTCAATCGCGGCCGTACCAATCCGGGGCTGTTCCCAACCGTCGAGAAGCTCATCGGCGATCGCAATGCGCCGGGTGGCTACAAGGCGCTGGAAGGTCGCACCTGGGACGTGGTGATCGACAACCCGGTGCAGGTGCCGCGCTGGGTGCGTGAGGCCGGCGCCGTTCTGGCGCCGAACGTGGGCAAGTACGTGTTCGTGAGCACCCTCAGCACGTACAAGAACCGGGCGAAGATCGGCATCAGTGAAGCCGATGTCGACCAGCTCAACCCGCCGGCCGCCCCCGATGCCACCGAGAAGGATGCCAGCTACGGCGAGCGGAAGGTGCGCGGCGAGATGGACGCGAAGGCCACCTTCGGCGAGCGCAAGGCGCTCATCGTGCGCCCGGGGCTCATCGTGGGCCCGGGCGATCTCACGGATCGCTTCTCGTACTGGCCCATTCGCGTGGAGCAGGGTGGTGAGATGCTGGCGCCCGGCACTCCCGATGATCCGGTGGCCTTCATTGATCAGCGCGACCTCACCGAGTTCATCATCCGGCTGTGCGAAGCCGATGCCACCGGGACCTACAACGTGGTGGGCCCGCAGTACGGCCTCACCATGAGCGAGATGCTGTACGGCTGCAAGGCGGTCACGACCAGCGATACCCGCTTCACCTGGGTGGACGCCGACTTCCTGCTCGAGCGCAAGCTGCGCCCCTACGCCGACCTGCCCGTGTGGATGCCGCCGCGCGGCAACAGCGCTGGCTGGGCCCGCATGGACATCAGCAAGGCGGTGAAGGCGGGGCTCACCTTCCGCCCGCTCGCGGTCACGGCGCGCGACACACTGACCTACTTCCACCAGCAGTCCCCCGAACGACAGGCGCAGCTCAAGGCCGGCCTTGCCCCGGAGAAGGAGCAGCAGGTGCTGGCGGAGTGGCGCGCCAGAGCTGGTCGCTGA